Proteins encoded together in one Streptomyces sp. TLI_171 window:
- a CDS encoding DUF3263 domain-containing protein, translating to MAELTDRDRAVLELEARGWRTAGAKEQAIRQELGISATRYYQLLGALLDRQEALAFDAVLVNRLRRVRQARRDARQ from the coding sequence ATGGCCGAACTGACCGACCGCGACCGGGCGGTCCTCGAACTGGAAGCACGCGGGTGGCGGACCGCCGGCGCCAAGGAACAGGCGATCCGGCAGGAGCTCGGGATCTCCGCCACCCGCTACTACCAACTGCTGGGCGCGCTGCTCGACCGGCAGGAGGCGCTGGCCTTCGACGCCGTCCTGGTCAACCGGCTCCGACGGGTCCGGCAGGCGCGGCGCGACGCCCGGCAGTGA
- a CDS encoding trehalose-6-phosphate synthase produces MADHASERPEQSGAAPILVASNRGPVSFRTEDDGTLTLRRGGGGLVSGLSAIDDPSAVWVCAALSDADRTAARQAPDGRLDLAGHDVGGQAVRMLDIAPETFARAYNGVANSTLWFVHHLLYEMPVEPAFGPEFRTEWAAYLAYNTAFAEALAAEAAPGAAVLIQDYHLSLTPALLRALRPDLRIGHFSHTPWAPPDYYRLLPDDVAAAVLEGILGADRAAFLTRRWALAFADCCEAVLGASVDRSALTVTHRGRTTRIGVHGLGADGDFLRDRSHRPDVDERLAALRATVGDRRTVVRVDRTELSKNIVRGLLAYRHLLRTRPEWLDRVVHIAFAYPSRTDLAAYRDYTAAVQRIAAEINAEFGTPDWQPVLLHVDDDFPRSLAAYRLADVALVNPIRDGMNLVAKEVPVVSDQGCALVLSREAGAHAELADDAITVNPFDVIATADALAEALAMPPAERTDRTKRLAAAATALPPQQWFLDQLNALN; encoded by the coding sequence ATGGCCGATCACGCGTCCGAACGCCCCGAGCAGTCCGGAGCCGCCCCGATCCTGGTGGCCTCCAACCGCGGTCCGGTGTCCTTCCGCACGGAGGACGACGGCACCCTGACCCTTCGCAGAGGCGGAGGCGGTCTGGTCTCCGGCCTGTCCGCGATCGACGACCCGTCAGCCGTCTGGGTGTGCGCCGCGCTCTCCGACGCCGACCGCACCGCCGCCCGGCAGGCCCCCGACGGGCGCCTCGACCTGGCCGGACACGACGTCGGCGGACAGGCCGTCCGGATGCTGGACATCGCCCCGGAGACCTTCGCCCGCGCCTACAACGGCGTCGCCAACTCCACCCTGTGGTTCGTCCACCACCTGCTGTACGAGATGCCGGTCGAACCCGCCTTCGGCCCCGAGTTCCGCACCGAGTGGGCCGCCTACCTCGCCTACAACACCGCCTTCGCCGAGGCCCTCGCCGCCGAGGCCGCCCCCGGCGCGGCCGTGCTGATCCAGGACTACCACCTGTCACTGACCCCCGCGCTGCTCCGCGCGCTCCGCCCGGACCTGCGGATCGGCCACTTCTCGCACACCCCCTGGGCCCCGCCCGACTACTACCGGCTGCTGCCCGACGACGTCGCCGCCGCCGTCCTCGAAGGCATCCTGGGAGCCGACCGCGCCGCCTTCCTCACCCGCCGCTGGGCCCTCGCCTTCGCCGACTGCTGCGAAGCCGTCCTGGGCGCGAGCGTCGACCGCTCCGCGCTGACCGTCACGCACCGCGGCCGCACCACCCGGATCGGCGTCCACGGGCTCGGCGCCGACGGCGACTTCCTGCGCGACCGCTCGCACCGGCCCGACGTGGACGAACGCCTCGCCGCCCTGCGCGCGACCGTCGGCGACCGCCGCACCGTCGTCCGGGTCGACCGCACCGAGCTCAGCAAGAACATCGTCCGTGGCCTGCTCGCCTACCGGCACCTGCTGCGCACCCGCCCCGAATGGCTCGACCGGGTCGTCCACATCGCCTTCGCGTACCCCTCGCGCACCGACCTCGCCGCCTACCGGGACTACACCGCCGCGGTGCAACGCATCGCCGCGGAGATCAACGCCGAATTCGGCACCCCCGACTGGCAGCCCGTGCTGCTGCACGTCGACGACGACTTCCCGCGCTCGCTGGCCGCGTACCGGCTCGCCGACGTCGCCCTGGTCAACCCCATCCGCGACGGCATGAACCTGGTCGCCAAGGAGGTCCCGGTCGTCTCCGACCAGGGCTGCGCCCTGGTCCTCTCCCGCGAGGCCGGCGCCCACGCGGAACTCGCCGACGACGCGATCACCGTCAACCCCTTCGACGTCATCGCCACCGCCGACGCCCTCGCCGAGGCCCTCGCCATGCCCCCGGCCGAACGCACCGACCGCACCAAACGCCTGGCCGCCGCCGCCACGGCGCTCCCGCCCCAGCAATGGTTCCTGGACCAGCTGAACGCCCTGAACTAG
- the otsB gene encoding trehalose-phosphatase, protein MGIAEQITSPAGRTGLAGLLADPRSAVVGLDFDGTLAPIVADPDHARAHPGVVPALTALAPLIGSVVIVTGRPAATAAAYGGFAAAPGLEHLTVLGHYGAERWDARTGAVTAAPPPPGVAAVRAELPALLTELKVPEGTFVEDKERALAVHTRRAPSPDELLEELRAPLGELAHRHGLVVEPGRMVLELRPPGVDKGAALRGFLAEKSADAVLFAGDDLGDLAAYDEIARRREAGHPGLLVCSGPVTGEPPVAALAARADLLVAGPAGVVDLLNGLAELLSS, encoded by the coding sequence ATGGGAATCGCCGAACAGATCACCTCCCCGGCAGGCCGGACCGGACTGGCGGGCCTGCTCGCCGACCCCCGCTCCGCCGTCGTGGGACTCGACTTCGACGGCACGCTCGCCCCGATCGTCGCCGACCCCGACCACGCGCGCGCCCACCCGGGCGTCGTCCCCGCCCTCACCGCGCTGGCCCCGCTGATCGGCTCCGTCGTCATCGTCACCGGCCGGCCCGCCGCCACCGCCGCCGCCTACGGCGGGTTCGCCGCCGCGCCCGGCCTCGAACACCTCACCGTCCTCGGCCACTACGGCGCCGAACGCTGGGACGCCCGCACCGGCGCCGTCACCGCCGCCCCGCCGCCGCCCGGGGTGGCCGCCGTGCGGGCCGAACTCCCCGCGCTGCTCACCGAGCTGAAGGTCCCCGAAGGGACCTTCGTGGAGGACAAGGAGCGCGCCCTGGCCGTCCACACTCGGCGGGCGCCCTCACCGGACGAGCTGCTGGAAGAGCTCCGCGCCCCGCTGGGCGAACTGGCGCACCGGCACGGCCTGGTGGTCGAACCCGGCCGGATGGTGCTGGAGCTGCGCCCGCCCGGCGTCGACAAGGGCGCGGCGCTGCGGGGCTTCCTCGCCGAGAAGTCCGCGGACGCGGTGCTCTTCGCCGGCGACGACCTCGGCGACCTCGCCGCCTACGACGAGATCGCCCGCCGCCGCGAGGCCGGCCACCCGGGCCTCCTGGTCTGCAGCGGCCCGGTCACCGGCGAACCCCCCGTCGCCGCCCTCGCCGCCCGCGCCGACCTCCTCGTGGCCGGCCCCGCCGGAGTCGTCGACCTGCTGAACGGCCTCGCGGAGTTGCTCAGTTCCTGA